The sequence ACACTTTTTAAATTACATGAGCGTTTTCTAAAAGATATGAACACTTCCCAAATTACACAAAATATTCGAAGAACTTAAAAACTTTCTTTAAAGTTACATAAACATTTTTTAATGTGTGAACAATTTTCCAAAACTACATggatattttttcaaatacataaCTTTTTTATATGTACAAATATTTTTTACAACACACAAACCATTTTTGCCTTTTCGTAGCAGATTATGTCTTCttattatgtgtgtgtgtgtacgttataacaaaattaaaaaaatatcacaTACACGTTTAGGGATTTTGTGCTCACATACACTCACCATACGCCACCCCTTGGTTGACTAAATCGGGAAATGTTTCCTTCCAATGAAGGAACTTCGCTAAGTCTAGGGCTAATTACACTATAAGGAACCTAACCATTTGAGCTAGGTTTCATTGGTCTAGGCGCTGGTGAAGGGAGCTTCTATTCGTAGACAACAATCGGCGATTCCGCTTGTGCTCTCTTGAGAAAAAGAAAGTTGCTCGCTCGGAAAGGAAAACCTGCTTGAAGAAAACCATTCAGTCTTGGGTCCTAAAAAACCAGCTACCCGGTGTTTTTACATGATTAAGAAAATGTATTACGTATTACAAAAAAAAAACTCATGAAGTTTATGAAGtcacaaaattttaaaaatgttgcAAATTATTGTTTTAAATAACAGTGCACCCTCGGTACCCCTTACAGGCAGTACATCGCAACACCCCTATTCGCTGGAATAAGAAGAATAAATCAATGGTATATCATGCTAAATATCAAGAAGTTCTCATGGTGTGTGCATACAGGTAAATGATGTATGCAACTATGAAGGCATCGACCTCACATTCTTAGGATACAACTAAAGAATGGTGCTTTAAGCAGTAATATGAAGTGATGGACAAACAGATAAAAAAACATGGGAACACACAAAGAGGATAAAGCGAGTGTTGGGTTGAGTGCCATATCCCTCTTGTGCTATATATATAGATTCAGAATATCCTCCAGACCACAACCGTTAATTACCACCTTTCATTTCACTTAATAATAATCTTCAACCAGAGACGGCTGAAGGTGAATAATCATCTCATAACAAACATATAGACAATAAACTGAACACATTCAACGGCAACACCATGCGAGATGCGCAATGGCTCAACCGCTTTCCGGTGCGCTTCACCGATGCTGTCAGCCTGAATGCGATTACCAAGTTGAGCAGATACAGCATAAATCTGACAGCCCATCGTCTAATTCCACAAGGAAATCTGGAAACGGATGGAGTACGTTGCGTTTGATCGAATAATCCACGCAACCACGAGATCTGATCTCGGTTCACTCGTCCCGCTCACCTTCGACGAAGTAGGCCGCCGACGGCCACCCCCGGGCGGTCGAAAGGGAGAGCACCTCCTCCTCCGTCATGGGGACGTAGGGGTCCGCCTCGTACGACACCTCGCCGACCCCGGACGCCGCGATCCGGCCGACGAGCTCGGCGACCCCGCGGGGGCGACGCACAGGGGGCACCCAGAAGGACCCGCCCGGCACGAAGGGGAGCCACTCGGGCGTGGCCCGCCGCACCATCACGccgtggatggcctcctccatgcGCCGGATCCCCACGACCTCGACCGAAGACGGGTCCTCCTCGGCGAGGTCGATCTCGATGAGCTCGACCTTGGTGGAGAGCCCGCGCAGCGGGAGgagggaggcggtggccggagAGGGGCGGGCTAGGCTTTGCGCGAGCAGGCGAGCCATCGGGGACGGAGGCGAGGAAGATGCGGAGATGGGGAAGGGAAATGGAAGGAGATAGGGACCGGGAGATGTGCCGCGACTTTGCTAGCCAGGTGGTAGGGCCCGAGTGTTGCTAACGTGGGCCCGCTTCTCAGTGACGTAGTATAGGTCGGGCCGGTAGGATCTGGCGTACCATTGGAGGATGTACTATCAAAGTGATTCCTCGTGTCATCCTCTACCTGAACTTGCCAAATCCGGCACACCCTCGGACACTGATCGGGTACTTCCTATATCCACACCTTCATACCCGCGTATTTCATATCCTCCTATATTTATACTAAACCATGCAACATTGATAAAAACTACGTTAATCATGAGTGGGCatacaaatgcacaatcgattcATCAAAAGGTGACAACCGGAGCATCAAAAGATAGCCAAAGTTCACACAATACACATAATAGATCGGACAAATTCAAACTACATCTAAAGACTTGAAATTAAGAcggatcttcaccacttcctcgccggccCTTTGCCCTTCCTGTCTCCGGCGCAGCTATAGGAGTCCGCGGCAGGAGGTGGGCCCCATCGGAGGAGGAGGAATCAAAGATAACGATGTAGCCTTGCAAGCGCCGGACGGCGCGGTCTTGCTTACGCATGAGCTTGGCCACCCTCGCCGCCTCTCGCGCTGCCTCCACCGGCTCCCGCTCGGATTGCTCAATGCCGAGCCGGAGCTGCttggcgttgagccgccggccttcGTCTCCGCCATAATCTGTGACTGGCGGCACACCCACTCAAAGAGACGGTCCTCCTCGTCGGCACCCGGCGACGGCAGGCGAACCACTAACGCTCCCGTTGTCGCGGTCGTCGGCGCCGGAGAGCACGCGCTCTGTCGTCGCGGTCgttggccgcctccgcctccgccaccatcaaccctctctcctcctccctcttctcTCCTTCATCCAGCCGCGCCACCGCTGACACCAGCGAGCACGCGCTCCACCGTCATGGTCGTCGGTCGCCTCCACCACCcaccctctctcctcctccctcttctcGATCAACGGCCGCTACTGAGTGA comes from Triticum aestivum cultivar Chinese Spring chromosome 5B, IWGSC CS RefSeq v2.1, whole genome shotgun sequence and encodes:
- the LOC123113670 gene encoding uncharacterized protein, which translates into the protein MARLLAQSLARPSPATASLLPLRGLSTKVELIEIDLAEEDPSSVEVVGIRRMEEAIHGVMVRRATPEWLPFVPGGSFWVPPVRRPRGVAELVGRIAASGVGEVSYEADPYVPMTEEEVLSLSTARGWPSAAYFVEGERDE